A single region of the Microbulbifer sp. MKSA007 genome encodes:
- a CDS encoding Ppx/GppA family phosphatase, whose amino-acid sequence MRCIIDIGGGSTELVRGGDTPQQLESLDIGCVSYSKRFFADGLISRNTVNHFQRARRAARAELQELQHIAEGAEVTGCSGTIKAVARICNDGEVKAIKRGDIDQLAHRVSSAKHIADLDLPYLDEERRPVFAAGLAILHAIFCELDIMRMEVSPYAIREGIVHDLAGRLHGGDRRADTIAAMVERWQVDTNQAKRVSSTSLNLLQQLRPQYPPEGKVRLHWAIQLHETGLALTHSSFRKLGAYMVKHADMAGFAKSEQEHLAYLVHNQRGRIKPPREHYGFHPSPDLLLCLRLGCIIHRDRTERSLDGLKLYDQGDAYHLEADQQWLEDSPAIAELLEQEEQHWRSQNRPLQITAV is encoded by the coding sequence TTGCGCTGCATTATTGATATTGGCGGTGGCTCCACGGAGCTGGTTCGCGGTGGTGATACTCCACAGCAACTGGAAAGCCTGGATATAGGCTGTGTTTCCTACAGTAAACGTTTCTTTGCTGATGGCCTGATCAGCCGCAATACCGTAAACCACTTCCAACGCGCGCGGCGAGCGGCGCGGGCCGAATTGCAGGAGCTACAGCATATTGCCGAAGGCGCGGAAGTTACCGGTTGCTCCGGGACTATCAAAGCGGTTGCCAGGATTTGCAATGATGGCGAAGTAAAGGCGATCAAGCGCGGGGATATCGATCAGCTTGCGCACCGGGTTTCCTCCGCCAAACATATCGCGGACCTGGATTTACCCTACCTGGATGAAGAGCGTCGCCCGGTATTCGCTGCCGGCCTGGCGATACTGCATGCAATATTCTGCGAACTCGACATTATGCGTATGGAAGTCTCCCCCTATGCAATCCGCGAGGGCATAGTGCACGACTTGGCCGGGCGCTTGCACGGCGGGGATCGACGTGCAGATACGATTGCCGCCATGGTAGAGCGCTGGCAGGTAGATACCAACCAGGCTAAACGTGTCAGTTCCACCTCACTCAACCTCCTGCAGCAGTTGCGCCCCCAGTACCCACCAGAAGGCAAGGTGCGACTGCACTGGGCTATCCAGTTGCACGAAACCGGCCTGGCCCTAACTCACAGCAGCTTCCGCAAGCTGGGGGCCTATATGGTTAAACACGCCGATATGGCCGGATTTGCCAAAAGTGAACAGGAGCACCTGGCCTATCTGGTGCACAACCAAAGGGGAAGAATCAAACCGCCACGGGAGCACTATGGCTTCCACCCCAGCCCAGACCTTCTGTTATGCCTGCGCCTCGGATGTATTATTCACCGGGACCGCACCGAACGCAGCCTGGACGGCTTAAAGCTATATGACCAGGGAGACGCCTATCACCTGGAAGCCGATCAACAGTGGCTGGAGGATAGCCCGGCAATTGCAGAATTGTTGGAGCAGGAAGAGCAACACTGGCGCTCACAGAATCGGCCCCTACAGATAACGGCGGTATAA
- a CDS encoding YdiU family protein, with amino-acid sequence MSHSEHWRFTQIFTLQSKAMKLSEVTLEHHYADMGEAFGIPIAPTPFRHPKVIDTNPSVLQLLGIDPNEKSDPAWAELGCGARLFKGSRPFAMKYTGHQFGVYNPDLGDGRALLLGEIESEGRRWELHLKGAGKTPYSRFGDGRAVLRSTIREYLASEALYGLGIPSTRALCIVASDEPVTREKIETGAMLIRVAESHVRFGHFEYLFYTKQLEALQELIGVICRRFIPGTEGMAVGDQAEALLRFTTRRSAELVAAWQSVGFAHGVLNTDNMSIIGDTFDYGPYAFLDDYDPTFICNHSDHTGRYAFEQQPGVVLWNLNALAHALSAFVGVDALRECLEQFQPVVSEAYAQRMRAKLGLEKEEDGDQALCSELLKLLQHGQADYSLFFRALAHYRGERPASALHELLKPSHHSALDQWLEHYDRRLTRETNNSRERNLAMLSVNPKYILRNYLAQKVIEAAEDGDYHPLRTLRQLLQSPFAEHPEREVWASAPPESGKRIPLSCSS; translated from the coding sequence GTGAGCCACTCTGAACACTGGCGTTTTACGCAAATATTCACCCTACAATCAAAAGCTATGAAACTGAGCGAAGTCACTCTCGAACACCACTATGCGGATATGGGGGAAGCCTTTGGCATCCCCATAGCACCCACTCCTTTCCGCCACCCCAAGGTAATCGATACCAACCCTTCTGTGCTGCAACTGTTGGGAATAGACCCCAACGAGAAATCTGACCCCGCCTGGGCCGAGCTGGGCTGCGGCGCCCGCCTGTTTAAGGGAAGCCGCCCATTTGCGATGAAATACACCGGTCACCAGTTCGGGGTCTACAACCCAGACCTGGGGGATGGGCGAGCACTGCTATTGGGTGAAATCGAGAGTGAAGGCCGGCGCTGGGAACTGCATTTAAAGGGTGCAGGAAAAACGCCCTACTCCCGCTTTGGTGATGGCCGCGCAGTATTGCGCTCCACCATACGGGAGTACCTCGCCAGTGAGGCACTCTACGGCCTCGGTATTCCCAGCACCCGGGCACTGTGCATTGTCGCAAGCGACGAACCTGTCACCCGTGAGAAAATCGAAACCGGGGCCATGCTGATCCGAGTAGCGGAGAGCCACGTGCGTTTCGGTCACTTTGAATACCTGTTTTACACCAAGCAACTGGAGGCCCTACAGGAGTTGATCGGGGTTATTTGCCGACGCTTTATACCGGGTACAGAGGGTATGGCAGTGGGCGACCAAGCTGAAGCACTGCTGCGCTTTACCACCCGGCGCAGTGCAGAGCTAGTTGCAGCCTGGCAGTCCGTAGGCTTTGCCCACGGCGTGCTCAACACCGATAACATGTCGATTATTGGCGACACCTTTGACTACGGGCCCTACGCCTTCCTGGACGACTACGACCCCACTTTTATCTGCAATCACTCCGACCACACCGGCCGTTACGCCTTTGAGCAACAGCCTGGAGTCGTACTGTGGAACCTGAATGCTCTCGCCCATGCACTGTCGGCCTTTGTCGGTGTAGACGCCCTACGCGAATGCCTGGAGCAATTCCAGCCGGTGGTAAGCGAGGCCTATGCGCAACGTATGCGGGCCAAACTGGGCCTGGAAAAAGAAGAGGATGGCGACCAGGCCCTCTGCTCGGAACTGCTGAAGTTGCTTCAACACGGCCAGGCCGACTACAGCCTGTTTTTCCGCGCCCTGGCCCACTACCGGGGGGAGCGTCCGGCCAGCGCTTTGCACGAGTTACTCAAACCCTCTCACCACAGCGCCCTGGATCAATGGCTGGAGCACTACGATCGCCGCCTCACCCGGGAGACAAATAACTCCCGGGAGCGCAATTTGGCCATGCTGTCAGTCAACCCGAAATACATTCTGCGCAACTATTTGGCACAGAAGGTCATCGAGGCTGCTGAAGATGGCGACTATCATCCTTTGCGGACTCTGCGCCAGTTACTGCAATCCCCTTTCGCCGAGCACCCGGAGCGAGAAGTCTGGGCCAGTGCACCGCCAGAATCCGGCAAGCGTATCCCCTTGAGCTGTTCCTCTTAA
- a CDS encoding DUF2147 domain-containing protein: protein MIRNLLLATFGLLFALQASAADILGNWRTIDDETGETKSIVNIYEKDGKYYGKVVDLLMKPNDTVCDKCPGDLKGKPIVGMDVISGLEKKGKKYEDGEILDPVKGKVYDLKVWLEDDNTLKLRGYLGFLYRTQTWHRVQ, encoded by the coding sequence ATGATTAGAAACCTGCTTCTGGCCACCTTTGGCCTGCTGTTCGCCCTGCAGGCCAGTGCTGCAGATATCCTGGGCAACTGGCGCACTATCGATGACGAGACTGGAGAGACAAAGTCCATCGTCAACATCTATGAAAAGGATGGGAAGTATTACGGCAAGGTAGTGGATCTTCTGATGAAGCCTAACGACACCGTTTGCGACAAGTGCCCAGGCGACCTGAAAGGTAAGCCCATTGTCGGCATGGATGTCATCAGCGGGCTGGAAAAGAAAGGGAAAAAATACGAGGACGGGGAAATTCTCGACCCGGTTAAAGGCAAGGTTTACGACCTGAAAGTCTGGCTGGAGGATGACAACACCCTTAAGCTGCGCGGCTACCTGGGCTTCCTCTACCGCACCCAAACTTGGCACCGAGTTCAATAA
- a CDS encoding HlyD family secretion protein — protein MTEKLSIKLDRAGQREFALSFFLVLAVLIGGWNLLRGSDIVETENAYVKADKISLAPEVSGVVTQVLVSANQVVEKGQLLIQIDRTAFELAVTEAEARLAQVRNELLARRSEYAEADAALQQARKDADFYRRQLERNEKLSKVAFSEAELDSARQQLERARAQITINAEKLSSLRAELGGDPSIALEEQADLKVAQAQLDTARYQLSRTRIIAPVDGTIANTVPKVGEMATLGINLLQMIGSTGLWVEANLKETELGRVRTGQQAEVTLDAYPDFEWQAQVDSMSPASGSEFASTPPQNASGKWEKVVQRVPVRLRLYPLKDSPPLRAGMSAKVRIDTSEDDKVVSARATSGESGRVVL, from the coding sequence GTGACTGAAAAGCTGTCCATTAAGCTAGACCGCGCCGGACAACGAGAGTTCGCACTCTCCTTTTTCCTGGTATTGGCCGTCCTGATAGGGGGATGGAACCTGTTGCGCGGCAGCGATATTGTCGAGACAGAGAACGCTTACGTGAAAGCGGACAAGATTTCCCTGGCGCCTGAGGTTAGTGGTGTTGTCACCCAGGTACTGGTGAGTGCCAACCAGGTCGTGGAGAAGGGGCAATTATTGATTCAGATCGACCGCACGGCCTTCGAACTGGCGGTGACTGAGGCGGAGGCGCGCCTGGCCCAGGTGCGCAACGAATTGCTCGCTCGCCGTTCAGAATATGCTGAAGCAGACGCAGCGTTGCAGCAGGCACGCAAAGATGCGGACTTTTACCGCCGCCAATTGGAGCGCAATGAAAAACTGAGCAAGGTGGCGTTTTCCGAGGCGGAGCTGGACAGCGCCCGCCAGCAGCTGGAGCGGGCCCGTGCACAGATCACGATTAATGCTGAGAAGCTCTCCAGCTTGCGCGCTGAACTGGGAGGTGATCCCAGTATTGCCCTGGAAGAGCAGGCAGATTTAAAAGTGGCTCAAGCGCAGCTGGATACCGCCCGCTACCAGTTATCGCGCACGCGCATTATTGCTCCCGTGGATGGCACTATCGCCAATACCGTACCCAAGGTGGGGGAGATGGCCACTCTGGGCATTAACCTGCTGCAAATGATTGGCTCCACTGGCCTTTGGGTGGAGGCCAACCTGAAAGAGACCGAGCTGGGTCGCGTGCGCACGGGCCAACAGGCGGAAGTGACCCTGGATGCCTACCCGGATTTTGAGTGGCAGGCTCAGGTGGACAGTATGAGCCCCGCCAGTGGCAGTGAGTTTGCTTCCACACCGCCGCAGAATGCCAGTGGCAAGTGGGAGAAAGTCGTGCAGCGGGTGCCGGTGCGATTGCGTCTATACCCCCTCAAGGATTCTCCGCCTCTGCGCGCAGGTATGAGCGCCAAGGTACGAATTGATACCAGTGAAGATGATAAAGTGGTGTCGGCCCGTGCAACGAGCGGTGAAAGCGGCAGGGTGGTGCTTTAA
- a CDS encoding MarR family transcriptional regulator, translating to MSREDAVTEISFELHSAARLLRRNFDRRAKDHGLSGSRWQVLWHLLREEGLKQAELAERLDLAPISLARQLDNLQQEGLVERRPDPEDRRCFRIYLTEQAMPALELLGGVAQQTRSEALVGFSAAEVDQLQSLLLRLRKNLTREEIECD from the coding sequence ATGTCCAGGGAAGATGCCGTTACTGAAATCAGTTTTGAACTACACAGTGCAGCACGGCTGCTGCGGCGAAACTTCGACCGCAGAGCCAAGGACCACGGGCTGAGTGGATCCCGCTGGCAGGTGCTTTGGCATCTACTGCGCGAGGAGGGCCTCAAGCAGGCAGAGTTGGCCGAGCGCCTGGACCTAGCACCGATCAGTCTGGCGCGCCAGCTGGATAACCTCCAGCAGGAGGGACTGGTGGAGCGGAGGCCCGATCCCGAGGACCGGCGCTGTTTCCGTATTTATCTGACGGAGCAGGCAATGCCGGCCCTTGAGTTACTGGGCGGTGTAGCCCAGCAGACCCGCAGTGAGGCACTTGTGGGCTTTTCCGCCGCAGAGGTGGATCAATTGCAGTCGCTGCTATTGCGGTTGCGCAAGAATTTGACACGTGAAGAGATTGAATGTGACTGA
- a CDS encoding DUF2846 domain-containing protein has translation MYKKLAVLSIATSLFAGCASVPMESDELSNKAKEFNSPTEGNAGLYIYRASGPGTTLKKDIWVNDECVGQSAPNVFFYQEVIGDKEYKVSTESEFSPNDLLVDVKAGENYFIEQYIKMGVFVGGADLKLVESEEGKADITKLKLAKAGECSQK, from the coding sequence ATGTACAAAAAATTAGCGGTGCTTTCTATAGCTACATCTCTTTTTGCGGGTTGTGCGTCGGTTCCTATGGAGAGTGATGAGTTATCGAATAAAGCTAAAGAGTTCAATTCACCTACTGAGGGGAATGCTGGTCTCTACATCTATAGAGCTTCTGGTCCCGGTACTACTCTGAAGAAAGATATCTGGGTTAATGATGAATGTGTTGGTCAATCTGCACCCAACGTCTTTTTCTACCAGGAGGTTATTGGGGATAAAGAATATAAGGTCTCAACCGAGTCGGAGTTCTCCCCGAATGACCTGTTGGTTGATGTAAAAGCAGGTGAAAATTACTTTATCGAACAATACATTAAAATGGGAGTGTTCGTTGGTGGTGCAGACTTGAAACTTGTTGAGTCTGAAGAAGGTAAAGCTGATATTACAAAATTAAAGCTTGCAAAAGCTGGCGAGTGCAGCCAGAAATAA
- a CDS encoding ATP-binding cassette domain-containing protein: MSTLVLKNIFVGCLQNINLTMASGQIICLSGPSGSGKSRLLRAIADLEPYTGDICFKNKSQSTYPAHQWRKHVMLVPAQTAWWEETVGDHFATPMNDALKLLGFPEDAVKWQVNRLSSGEKQRLALIRAISYKPKALLLDEPTANLDARSAQEVEQWLTGLIEEHKLPTIWVAHSQEQIRRVAHRHLAIVDNQLKEQEIHR, translated from the coding sequence ATGTCGACTCTGGTGCTAAAAAATATTTTTGTAGGTTGTCTTCAAAATATAAATTTAACCATGGCATCTGGCCAAATTATTTGCTTATCTGGTCCATCTGGCTCAGGGAAAAGCCGCTTACTCAGAGCCATAGCTGACCTTGAACCCTACACAGGCGACATATGCTTTAAGAATAAATCCCAGAGTACGTATCCAGCACACCAGTGGAGAAAGCATGTGATGTTGGTTCCCGCGCAGACTGCCTGGTGGGAAGAAACTGTCGGCGATCACTTCGCAACACCCATGAATGATGCACTTAAACTTCTCGGCTTTCCTGAGGACGCGGTAAAGTGGCAAGTAAATCGACTCTCTTCGGGAGAAAAGCAGCGCCTGGCTCTGATTCGCGCAATATCCTACAAACCCAAAGCGCTCCTTCTAGATGAGCCTACGGCCAACCTAGACGCCAGATCTGCGCAGGAGGTAGAGCAATGGCTAACAGGGCTCATTGAGGAGCACAAGCTGCCTACGATTTGGGTAGCTCATAGCCAGGAGCAGATTCGAAGGGTAGCTCATCGCCACTTGGCCATTGTTGATAATCAACTGAAAGAACAGGAGATTCATCGATGA
- the fetB gene encoding iron export ABC transporter permease subunit FetB, whose product MSVIDLSWWQLSLAAGLVLALAVCTHVARLKLSRSLIVAALRTAIQLTLVGLVLETLFAVGTLLWVGLLALAMLLFAGQQVAARQKYRLLGGWSFAVGTLSMMVSAFSITILSLAVLIGPTPWYQPQYSIPLLGMLLGNTMTGVALSLDRLTESMHRSRDIIENRLMLGHTWQQASLEFRQDAMRAGLMPTINSMAAAGIVFLPGMMTGQILSGTSPTIAVKYQILILFAIASGTGFGTFLAVALASRQLFDKRERLRTDRLIKNA is encoded by the coding sequence ATGAGTGTAATCGACCTGTCCTGGTGGCAGTTGTCTTTGGCTGCGGGGTTGGTATTGGCTCTAGCCGTATGCACTCATGTAGCGCGACTAAAACTAAGTAGATCGTTAATTGTTGCCGCTCTACGCACGGCTATTCAGCTCACCCTGGTAGGACTGGTACTGGAAACCCTTTTTGCAGTTGGCACCCTACTTTGGGTGGGACTTCTGGCCTTGGCAATGCTGCTATTTGCCGGACAGCAAGTGGCAGCCCGACAAAAGTATCGCCTACTCGGTGGCTGGAGCTTTGCCGTAGGCACTTTATCGATGATGGTGTCCGCTTTCAGTATCACCATATTAAGTTTGGCCGTACTGATTGGCCCTACTCCCTGGTACCAACCACAGTATTCCATTCCACTTTTAGGTATGCTGCTGGGTAATACAATGACTGGTGTTGCCCTAAGCCTGGACCGTCTAACAGAAAGTATGCACCGCTCTAGGGATATTATTGAGAACCGCTTGATGCTGGGGCATACCTGGCAACAAGCCAGCTTGGAGTTTCGGCAAGATGCGATGCGGGCAGGATTGATGCCGACAATTAATTCCATGGCTGCCGCTGGGATAGTATTTTTGCCGGGAATGATGACAGGGCAGATTCTCTCAGGCACCTCCCCTACAATTGCCGTCAAATATCAAATCCTGATTCTTTTTGCGATTGCATCAGGCACCGGTTTCGGCACTTTTCTCGCCGTTGCCCTGGCCTCAAGGCAGCTCTTTGATAAGCGGGAGCGCCTGCGCACTGATCGCCTGATTAAAAATGCCTAA
- a CDS encoding GFA family protein translates to MTQVHGSCLCGSVTISASLPSSNLGVCHCGMCKKWGGGPLLAVDCQTSVEITGEEHVSVFDSSIWAERGFCSKCGSHLFYRLKETSQYSVPAGIFDLPAETTMTHQIFIDEKPDYYEFANDTQKITGLEIVTEYS, encoded by the coding sequence ATGACTCAAGTGCACGGAAGTTGCCTCTGTGGTTCAGTGACAATTAGCGCATCTTTGCCCTCTTCAAATCTGGGGGTTTGCCACTGCGGTATGTGCAAAAAATGGGGCGGTGGTCCTCTGTTGGCAGTGGATTGTCAAACCAGTGTTGAGATTACCGGTGAGGAACATGTCAGTGTATTTGATTCATCAATTTGGGCTGAACGGGGTTTTTGTTCAAAGTGCGGTTCACACCTCTTTTATCGCTTAAAGGAAACTTCCCAGTACTCAGTACCTGCGGGGATCTTTGATCTTCCGGCCGAGACAACAATGACCCATCAAATCTTTATCGATGAAAAGCCGGATTACTACGAATTTGCCAACGATACCCAGAAGATCACGGGGCTGGAGATAGTTACTGAGTACTCATGA
- a CDS encoding FAD-dependent oxidoreductase has protein sequence MQEHPNYQDILLVGGGHSHAIVLQMWAMNPLPGARLTLVSPQVQTAYSGMLPGMVAGHYSLEDTHIDLARLCRAAGARFIQACAHEIDIDNRTVSLLGRPPVEYDLLSLDVGATPARELPGSELAIPVKPIGHFYRFWQKLQKQVGENTSPFRLGVVGGGAGGCELSMAMAHALQDAVKKKQVEVHLIHGAAAIPQGYPIRARKLISKEMQELGVQLHHNWTVNEITEQGVVNGSGDCLPLDQVILTTNACAPPGWPTRACPSMTKALWWWIKHSAPRGGKTFLQLVMWPVSLQNLYPRLGFTPFARGLFYFTICAPP, from the coding sequence ATGCAGGAGCATCCAAACTACCAGGACATCCTTTTGGTCGGCGGCGGCCATAGCCATGCTATTGTGCTGCAAATGTGGGCCATGAACCCTCTGCCAGGCGCGCGTCTGACCCTGGTCTCTCCCCAAGTGCAAACCGCCTACTCCGGTATGTTGCCCGGAATGGTTGCAGGCCATTACTCCCTGGAAGACACTCATATAGATCTTGCCAGACTCTGCCGGGCCGCTGGTGCCCGCTTTATACAGGCCTGTGCACACGAAATTGACATCGATAATCGCACCGTATCCCTATTGGGTAGACCTCCCGTAGAGTACGACCTGCTCTCTTTGGATGTCGGTGCGACTCCCGCCCGCGAGTTACCGGGCTCCGAATTGGCAATCCCGGTAAAGCCTATCGGGCATTTCTACCGTTTCTGGCAAAAGCTGCAAAAACAGGTTGGTGAAAACACCTCGCCCTTCCGCTTGGGAGTTGTCGGCGGCGGTGCCGGAGGTTGCGAGCTGTCGATGGCAATGGCGCACGCTCTACAAGATGCCGTTAAGAAAAAGCAGGTAGAGGTTCACCTGATTCATGGTGCCGCCGCAATTCCCCAGGGCTATCCAATCAGAGCGCGCAAATTAATCTCAAAGGAGATGCAAGAGCTAGGGGTTCAGTTACACCATAACTGGACCGTTAATGAAATTACCGAACAGGGTGTCGTTAATGGGAGTGGTGACTGCCTGCCCCTCGATCAGGTAATACTCACCACCAATGCCTGTGCTCCCCCTGGCTGGCCAACTCGGGCCTGTCCCTCGATGACAAAGGCTTTGTGGTGGTGGATCAAACACTCCGCGCCCAGGGGCGGGAAGACGTTTTTGCAGCTGGTGATGTGGCCAGTTTCGCTCCAGAACCTCTACCCAAGGCTGGGGTTTACGCCGTTCGCCAGGGGCCTGTTCTATTTCACAATCTGCGCGCCTCCCTGA
- the selD gene encoding selenide, water dikinase SelD, with the protein MRCNGCGAKVGADILRRTLATLPDQHSEYLLKGVGDDAAVMDLPANHLLVQSSDQLRAPVDDPWIFGRLAALHALSDLFAMNARPATAQILATLPTAAEEITRRDLQQLLAGAIHELNRHHCVLSGGHTAEGSEMLMGLTVNGFSEREQLLEKTGARGGDCLILSKPLGVGTILAAEGAGEAKGLWLQQALETMLHSNADAAEIFARHNANALTDVTGFGLLGHLLEMLGPEGLSATLIAENLPLISGAATCIERGWLSSLQPQNANAYAFVENPQEWQPLPQWSLITDPQTCGGSSLLFLLTKPKPAWAHC; encoded by the coding sequence ATGCGCTGTAATGGCTGTGGCGCAAAAGTTGGAGCCGACATCCTGCGCCGCACGCTGGCGACCCTTCCGGATCAGCATTCGGAATACCTGTTAAAGGGCGTCGGTGATGATGCCGCAGTTATGGACCTGCCGGCTAATCATTTATTAGTGCAGAGCTCCGACCAACTGCGTGCACCTGTAGATGATCCGTGGATATTTGGTCGCCTGGCGGCTCTGCACGCCCTATCCGACCTATTTGCTATGAATGCTCGACCCGCCACCGCACAAATCCTTGCAACCCTACCTACGGCTGCAGAGGAAATTACCCGGCGAGACCTACAGCAGTTGCTTGCGGGAGCCATCCACGAGCTGAACCGGCACCACTGTGTCCTATCTGGCGGGCATACCGCCGAAGGTTCTGAAATGCTAATGGGCCTAACCGTCAATGGATTTTCCGAGCGGGAGCAACTTCTGGAAAAAACGGGGGCCCGCGGGGGAGACTGCTTGATCCTGAGCAAGCCATTGGGAGTAGGCACTATCCTGGCAGCAGAGGGCGCGGGAGAGGCTAAAGGCCTATGGTTGCAGCAGGCACTGGAAACCATGTTGCATAGCAATGCCGACGCCGCAGAGATATTTGCCCGCCATAACGCCAATGCGCTGACAGATGTCACGGGCTTTGGCCTGTTGGGCCACCTATTGGAAATGCTCGGCCCTGAAGGGTTAAGCGCGACACTGATCGCTGAGAATCTACCGCTAATCTCCGGCGCCGCCACTTGTATCGAGCGCGGATGGCTATCCAGCCTGCAACCGCAAAATGCCAATGCCTACGCCTTTGTAGAAAACCCCCAGGAGTGGCAGCCATTGCCACAGTGGTCATTGATTACCGATCCACAGACTTGCGGGGGCTCCTCGCTGCTGTTCCTATTGACCAAGCCGAAGCCTGCGTGGGCGCACTGCTAG
- the cobB gene encoding NAD-dependent protein deacylase, producing MKKQYQKIVVLTGAGISAESGIGTFRGADGLWENHRLEDVATPEAFDRNPALVHRFYNERRQQLLSADIHPNPADLALAELEQKFQGDYLLVTQNIDNLHERAGSDQLIHMHGELLKARCSRSGKLYPLNSDLSIADTCSCCQQAGNLRPHVVWFGEMPLEMETIYQALSDCDLFISIGTSGNVYPAAGFVECANQAGAHTIELNLERSSVGDAFKEHRHRLASQVVDTFIKEIIN from the coding sequence ATGAAAAAACAGTATCAAAAAATCGTTGTACTTACCGGCGCAGGAATTTCAGCTGAATCTGGCATAGGTACTTTTCGCGGTGCCGATGGCCTGTGGGAAAACCATCGCCTGGAAGATGTCGCAACGCCAGAGGCATTTGATCGCAATCCGGCACTGGTACATAGATTTTACAATGAACGCCGCCAGCAGCTGCTATCTGCAGACATCCATCCCAACCCTGCCGATCTCGCCCTGGCCGAACTGGAACAGAAATTCCAAGGGGATTACTTACTGGTTACACAAAATATTGACAACTTACATGAGCGCGCGGGCAGTGACCAGCTAATTCATATGCATGGAGAGCTACTAAAAGCACGATGCAGCCGGAGCGGGAAACTATATCCCCTCAATTCGGATCTTTCGATAGCTGATACCTGTAGTTGCTGTCAGCAGGCGGGAAACCTTCGCCCCCATGTGGTCTGGTTTGGAGAAATGCCTCTGGAAATGGAAACTATCTATCAGGCGTTGTCCGATTGCGACCTATTTATCAGCATTGGCACATCTGGAAACGTCTACCCAGCAGCGGGATTTGTCGAATGTGCCAATCAGGCTGGAGCTCACACCATAGAGTTGAACCTGGAGCGCAGTAGTGTCGGCGATGCCTTCAAGGAACACCGCCACCGACTGGCGTCACAGGTAGTCGATACTTTTATAAAAGAAATTATTAATTAA
- a CDS encoding phosphoglycerate mutase family protein: MLSRLKSFIFCTLFVLVGASNWVLADSSESQVIYLIRHAEKEKGPGVGRDPHLTEVGQQRARQLAYILGGVGIDAIYSTDYNRTRETVEPLSKELGLEVEIYNPRDLKEFANSLQQAGNRILVVGHSNTTPKLAELLGGEKGRPIREASEFDRLYILVRDNEGVTTLIQRYGPMKSSQTENAVSESS; the protein is encoded by the coding sequence GTGCTTTCAAGACTTAAGTCGTTTATTTTCTGTACACTTTTTGTTCTGGTTGGGGCTTCAAATTGGGTTTTAGCCGACTCTTCTGAGTCTCAGGTTATTTACTTAATACGCCATGCAGAAAAAGAGAAAGGGCCCGGGGTGGGTCGCGACCCTCATTTGACTGAGGTGGGCCAGCAGCGTGCTCGGCAACTCGCCTATATTCTTGGGGGAGTGGGTATAGATGCTATCTATAGCACTGACTACAACCGCACCCGGGAAACGGTTGAGCCTCTGTCAAAAGAGCTGGGGCTTGAAGTGGAAATTTATAACCCCAGAGATTTAAAAGAATTTGCTAACTCTTTGCAGCAGGCAGGAAATCGGATTTTAGTGGTTGGGCACAGCAATACCACTCCAAAACTGGCGGAATTGCTCGGCGGTGAAAAAGGGCGACCCATTCGAGAGGCCAGTGAGTTTGACCGACTCTATATCCTGGTGCGTGATAATGAGGGGGTAACCACTTTGATACAGCGCTATGGCCCGATGAAATCCTCGCAGACAGAAAATGCAGTTTCAGAGTCATCTTAA
- a CDS encoding DNA binding protein, with translation MFQEYEQLEQQIAEHQARIEELQEQMAQAERKKDGVIAYDKALVNLAAEYHMDEEEFFVARGQQIVEWLVAQLGDEDPADYVQTLKARVARHLKKEGDSPRRGRRAAPAAKAAEPKLETGHYRNPYTGATVEKKKRNPKALSQWIDEYGLDTVKEWKI, from the coding sequence ATGTTTCAGGAATACGAACAACTTGAACAACAAATCGCCGAACATCAGGCAAGAATCGAAGAGTTACAAGAGCAAATGGCTCAGGCTGAACGCAAGAAAGATGGCGTAATTGCCTATGATAAAGCACTGGTAAACCTTGCTGCTGAATACCACATGGATGAAGAGGAGTTCTTCGTTGCCCGTGGCCAGCAAATCGTTGAGTGGTTGGTAGCACAGCTGGGTGATGAAGATCCTGCAGACTACGTACAAACCCTGAAGGCTCGCGTTGCCCGTCACCTCAAGAAGGAAGGTGACAGCCCCCGTCGCGGCCGTCGTGCAGCACCGGCAGCAAAGGCAGCAGAGCCCAAGCTGGAAACTGGTCACTATCGCAACCCGTATACCGGCGCTACTGTTGAAAAGAAAAAGCGTAATCCTAAGGCCCTGAGCCAGTGGATTGATGAGTACGGCCTGGATACCGTAAAAGAGTGGAAAATCTAA